From the Vibrio alginolyticus NBRC 15630 = ATCC 17749 genome, one window contains:
- the mtnN gene encoding 5'-methylthioadenosine/S-adenosylhomocysteine nucleosidase translates to MKVGIIGAMEQEVTILKQAITNCKTVNKAGCTFFSGQINDVEVVVLQSGIGKVAAAVGTTILLDEYQPDVVINTGSAGGFDSSLNLGDVVISTEVRHHDADVTAFGYEIGQMAGQPAAFKADDKLMDLAEKALAQMENTHAVRGLICTGDAFVCTAERQEFIRKHFPSVIAVEMEASAIAQTCHQFNTPFVVVRAISDVADKESPMSFDEFLPLAAKSSSEMVFKMLELIK, encoded by the coding sequence ATGAAAGTTGGTATCATCGGTGCGATGGAACAAGAAGTGACCATCCTGAAGCAAGCAATAACAAACTGCAAAACTGTAAATAAAGCAGGTTGTACGTTTTTCTCTGGTCAAATTAACGATGTCGAAGTCGTCGTACTACAATCGGGCATCGGTAAAGTTGCAGCGGCAGTGGGCACGACAATCCTTCTTGATGAATACCAACCAGACGTTGTGATTAACACAGGCTCTGCTGGCGGTTTCGATTCAAGCTTAAACCTTGGCGATGTAGTTATCTCTACAGAAGTTCGTCATCACGATGCAGACGTAACCGCTTTTGGTTATGAAATTGGCCAAATGGCCGGTCAACCAGCTGCATTCAAAGCGGATGACAAGCTAATGGACTTAGCAGAAAAAGCCCTAGCACAAATGGAAAACACTCATGCGGTTCGCGGCCTAATTTGTACTGGCGATGCGTTTGTTTGTACTGCTGAGCGTCAAGAGTTTATTCGTAAACACTTTCCGTCTGTTATCGCTGTAGAAATGGAAGCATCTGCTATCGCTCAAACTTGTCACCAATTCAACACACCGTTTGTTGTTGTGCGTGCAATCTCTGATGTCGCTGATAAAGAATCACCAATGAGCTTTGATGAGTTCCTACCTCTAGCAGCAAAAAGCTCTTCCGAAATGGTATTCAAAATGCTGGAACTCATTAAGTAA
- a CDS encoding TRIC cation channel family protein: MDSMLLYMIDLFGTAVFAISGVLLAGRLKMDPFGVIVLGSVTAIGGGTIRDMALGATPVFWITDTTYLWVIFVTCLLTMLVIRRPKRLSWWVLPVCDAIGLAVFVGIGVEKALAYNASGMVAVIMGVITGCGGGIIRDVLAREVPMVLRSEVYATACIIGGIFHTMAVNMGYDHSTALLAGVISTLIIRLGAIRWHLSLPTFAINR; the protein is encoded by the coding sequence ATGGACTCCATGCTGCTTTATATGATCGATTTGTTCGGTACCGCTGTTTTCGCTATCTCTGGCGTATTACTGGCGGGCCGTTTAAAAATGGATCCATTCGGCGTTATCGTGCTCGGCAGTGTGACTGCTATAGGTGGCGGAACAATCCGAGACATGGCGCTTGGTGCCACTCCCGTATTTTGGATAACAGATACGACTTACTTATGGGTGATATTTGTTACGTGTCTACTAACCATGCTTGTTATTCGAAGACCCAAGCGACTCTCATGGTGGGTGTTACCCGTTTGTGATGCCATCGGTCTCGCTGTGTTTGTGGGAATAGGAGTAGAAAAGGCACTCGCCTACAATGCATCTGGGATGGTCGCGGTGATAATGGGGGTTATTACTGGCTGTGGCGGTGGCATTATACGAGACGTGCTGGCTCGCGAAGTTCCTATGGTATTAAGAAGTGAAGTCTATGCTACGGCATGTATTATTGGCGGCATCTTCCATACGATGGCGGTAAACATGGGTTATGACCACTCAACGGCTTTACTCGCTGGTGTAATCTCAACGCTCATTATACGTCTCGGTGCGATTCGTTGGCATCTATCCCTGCCAACTTTCGCCATTAACCGTTAA
- a CDS encoding TSUP family transporter: protein MEITVEILLALFLVATAAGFIDAMAGGGGLITLPALLAAGLSPTQALATNKLQSSFGSFSASWYFVRNGIVSLKEMRFAILCTFIGAAIGAEAVQFIDASVLTSLIPVLLIAISLYFLLAPSTRKIDGEPKLSEAMFALCIGGGIGFYDGFFGPGTGSIFTVCFVALGHFSLVEATARTKILNFTSNIAALLFFILAGLPVWKLGLTMAVGGFLGAQLGAKVVVSKGQKWIRPLVIVMSMLMATKLLWQQHQQWILSVL, encoded by the coding sequence GTGGAAATCACGGTTGAAATTTTGTTGGCCTTATTTTTGGTTGCGACTGCCGCAGGCTTTATTGATGCGATGGCTGGTGGGGGAGGGCTCATTACGCTCCCTGCGCTTTTGGCTGCGGGGTTGAGTCCGACTCAAGCTCTAGCAACCAATAAGTTACAAAGTTCGTTTGGCAGTTTCTCTGCTAGCTGGTATTTCGTGCGTAACGGTATTGTTAGCTTAAAGGAAATGCGTTTTGCGATACTCTGCACTTTTATAGGCGCTGCAATCGGTGCCGAGGCTGTGCAGTTTATTGATGCTAGCGTACTCACCAGTTTGATCCCTGTTCTTTTGATAGCCATTTCCCTCTATTTTTTACTCGCGCCAAGTACGCGAAAAATCGATGGAGAACCAAAGTTATCTGAAGCGATGTTTGCGCTATGCATTGGTGGCGGAATCGGTTTCTATGATGGCTTTTTTGGCCCTGGGACTGGATCTATTTTTACTGTTTGTTTTGTTGCACTAGGTCACTTTTCTTTGGTCGAAGCCACAGCTAGAACCAAAATCCTCAATTTTACGTCAAACATAGCGGCACTACTCTTTTTTATCTTAGCTGGGTTGCCAGTGTGGAAGCTTGGCTTAACTATGGCTGTTGGCGGTTTTCTTGGTGCTCAGTTAGGGGCGAAGGTCGTGGTAAGTAAAGGACAAAAATGGATTCGTCCTCTAGTTATAGTGATGTCGATGCTTATGGCAACGAAACTTCTTTGGCAACAACATCAGCAATGGATTCTGTCAGTGCTTTAA
- the carB gene encoding carbamoyl-phosphate synthase large subunit — MPKRTDIQSILILGAGPIVIGQACEFDYSGAQACKALREEGYRVILVNSNPATIMTDPEMADATYIEPIQWEVVRKIIEKERPDAVLPTMGGQTALNCALDLEKHGVLAEFGVEMIGATADAIDKAEDRSRFDKAMKSIGLECPRADTAKSMEEAYKVLDMVGFPCIIRPSFTMGGTGGGIAYNKEEFEEICRRGLDLSPTNELLIDESLIGWKEYEMEVVRDKADNCIIVCSIENFDPMGIHTGDSITVAPAQTLTDKEYQLMRNASLAVLREIGVETGGSNVQFGINPKDGRMVIIEMNPRVSRSSALASKATGFPIAKIAAKLAVGFTLDELQNDITGGATPASFEPTIDYVVTKIPRFNFEKFAGANDRLTTQMKSVGEVMAIGRNQQESLHKALRGLEVGATGFDEMVDLEAPDALTKIRHELKEAGAERIWYIADAFRAGMSVDGVFNLTQIDRWFLVQIEEIVKLEEQVKAGGYAGLTKEVLRQMKRKGFSDARLSKLLGVAESEIRRAREQFDIHPVYKRVDTCAAEFSSDTAYMYSSYDEECEANPTDKDKIMVLGGGPNRIGQGIEFDYCCVHASLALREDGYETIMVNCNPETVSTDYDTSDRLYFEPVTLEDVLSIARVEKPKGVIVQYGGQTPLKLARALEAAGVPIIGTSPDAIDRAEDRERFQAAVDRLGLLQPENATVTTMEQAVEKSKEIGFPLVVRPSYVLGGRAMEIVYDEQDLRRYFNEAVSVSNESPVLLDRFLDDATEVDIDAICDGERVVIGGIMEHIEQAGVHSGDSACSLPAYTLSQEIQDKMREQVEKLAFELGVRGLMNTQFAVKDNDVYLIEVNPRAARTVPFVSKATGAPLAKIAARVMAGQSLESQGFTKEIIPPYYSVKEVVLPFNKFPGVDPLLGPEMRSTGEVMGVGATFAEAYAKAELGCGAVYPEGGRALLSVREGDKERVVDLASKLVKLGYQLDATHGTAVILGEAGINPRLVNKVHEGRPHILDRIKNNEYTYIVNTAAGRQAIEDSKVLRRGALAEKVNYTTTLNAAFATCMSHTADAKASVTSVQELHAKVKASLDA; from the coding sequence TAACTGTGCGTTAGATTTAGAGAAGCACGGCGTTCTCGCAGAGTTTGGCGTAGAGATGATTGGTGCAACGGCTGATGCAATCGACAAAGCGGAAGACCGTTCTCGTTTTGATAAAGCGATGAAGTCTATCGGCCTTGAGTGTCCTCGCGCAGATACAGCGAAGAGCATGGAAGAAGCTTACAAAGTTTTAGATATGGTTGGCTTCCCTTGTATCATCCGTCCATCGTTCACCATGGGTGGCACTGGTGGTGGTATCGCGTACAACAAAGAAGAGTTCGAAGAAATCTGTCGTCGTGGTCTGGACTTATCTCCGACCAACGAACTTCTTATCGATGAGTCACTCATCGGTTGGAAAGAGTACGAAATGGAAGTCGTTCGTGACAAAGCGGACAACTGTATCATCGTATGTTCAATCGAGAACTTTGACCCAATGGGCATCCATACGGGTGACTCAATCACGGTTGCTCCAGCACAAACACTGACTGACAAAGAATACCAGCTTATGCGTAATGCATCGCTAGCTGTTCTGCGTGAAATCGGTGTTGAAACAGGTGGTTCAAACGTACAGTTTGGTATCAACCCGAAAGATGGTCGTATGGTCATCATCGAGATGAACCCGCGTGTATCTCGCTCTTCTGCGCTAGCATCAAAAGCAACAGGCTTCCCAATTGCGAAAATTGCCGCGAAACTGGCTGTTGGCTTTACGCTAGACGAACTACAAAACGACATCACAGGTGGTGCAACACCTGCGTCATTTGAACCAACTATCGACTACGTCGTAACTAAGATCCCTCGCTTTAACTTCGAGAAATTTGCTGGTGCAAACGATCGTCTGACAACTCAGATGAAATCGGTTGGTGAGGTAATGGCGATTGGTCGTAACCAACAAGAATCTCTTCACAAAGCACTGCGTGGCCTAGAAGTTGGCGCAACTGGTTTTGATGAGATGGTCGATCTGGAAGCGCCAGATGCACTGACTAAGATTCGTCACGAACTTAAAGAAGCAGGTGCAGAGCGTATCTGGTACATCGCCGATGCATTCCGAGCGGGTATGTCAGTCGACGGTGTGTTCAACTTGACTCAAATCGACCGCTGGTTCCTGGTTCAAATCGAAGAAATTGTAAAACTCGAAGAACAAGTCAAGGCGGGCGGCTACGCAGGTTTGACCAAAGAAGTGCTTCGTCAGATGAAACGCAAAGGCTTCTCTGATGCTCGCTTGTCTAAATTGCTTGGTGTCGCTGAAAGTGAAATTCGCCGTGCTCGTGAGCAGTTTGATATTCATCCGGTTTACAAACGTGTGGATACATGTGCAGCAGAGTTTTCTTCTGACACGGCTTACATGTACTCATCTTACGATGAAGAATGTGAAGCAAACCCAACAGACAAAGATAAGATCATGGTTCTTGGTGGCGGTCCAAACCGTATCGGCCAAGGTATCGAATTCGATTACTGTTGTGTTCATGCATCACTTGCGCTGCGTGAAGACGGTTACGAAACCATTATGGTTAACTGTAACCCAGAAACGGTATCTACTGACTACGATACGTCTGATCGTCTGTACTTCGAGCCAGTAACTCTGGAAGATGTACTGTCTATCGCTCGCGTTGAAAAACCAAAAGGTGTGATTGTTCAGTACGGTGGTCAAACGCCACTTAAACTGGCTCGTGCTCTAGAAGCGGCTGGTGTGCCAATCATTGGTACTAGCCCAGATGCTATCGACCGTGCGGAAGACCGCGAACGCTTCCAAGCCGCTGTTGACCGTTTAGGTCTACTTCAGCCAGAAAACGCGACAGTAACAACGATGGAGCAAGCGGTTGAGAAATCGAAAGAAATTGGCTTCCCATTAGTTGTTCGTCCATCTTATGTACTCGGTGGTCGTGCGATGGAAATCGTATACGACGAGCAAGACCTGCGTCGCTACTTCAACGAAGCAGTAAGCGTATCGAACGAGTCTCCAGTTCTGCTAGACCGTTTCTTGGATGATGCAACCGAAGTTGATATTGATGCTATCTGTGACGGTGAACGCGTCGTTATCGGTGGTATCATGGAGCACATCGAACAAGCGGGTGTTCACTCTGGTGACTCTGCATGTTCACTGCCTGCATACACGCTAAGTCAGGAAATTCAAGACAAGATGCGTGAGCAAGTTGAGAAGTTAGCATTCGAACTCGGTGTACGCGGTTTGATGAACACGCAGTTTGCTGTGAAAGACAACGACGTTTATCTAATTGAAGTGAACCCTCGTGCTGCTCGTACGGTACCATTCGTATCGAAAGCGACAGGCGCTCCTCTAGCGAAAATCGCTGCACGTGTAATGGCGGGTCAATCTCTAGAGTCACAAGGCTTTACTAAAGAGATTATCCCTCCTTACTACTCAGTGAAAGAAGTGGTTCTGCCGTTCAACAAATTCCCTGGTGTTGACCCTCTATTGGGCCCTGAAATGCGCTCAACAGGTGAAGTAATGGGTGTGGGTGCAACGTTCGCAGAAGCTTACGCGAAAGCAGAGCTAGGTTGTGGTGCGGTTTATCCTGAAGGTGGTCGTGCGCTACTGTCTGTACGTGAAGGTGATAAAGAGCGTGTTGTTGACCTAGCTTCTAAGTTAGTGAAACTGGGTTACCAGTTGGATGCGACACACGGTACTGCTGTAATTCTGGGCGAAGCGGGTATTAACCCACGTTTGGTAAACAAAGTACACGAAGGTCGTCCACACATTCTTGACCGCATCAAGAACAACGAATACACCTATATCGTAAACACGGCTGCTGGTCGTCAAGCGATTGAAGATTCGAAAGTTCTACGCCGTGGTGCACTGGCAGAAAAAGTGAACTACACAACGACACTGAATGCAGCGTTCGCTACATGTATGTCTCATACTGCAGACGCAAAAGCGTCAGTAACTTCGGTTCAAGAGTTGCACGCTAAAGTGAAAGCGAGTCTAGACGCGTAA
- a CDS encoding cobalamin biosynthesis family protein has product MEEVFQSFYANGALLIMWGALILHLLVPIPHSAHPITLWRKLAEQLANKVNNNHNYSQSVISGSLALGLMLFPCLILLIAVKPFVWQIPLYELVLLILALDWRNSETLTKQLVTSISSEDKAQCRALLQPYLNRDTGNLSIVGIGKAGSETLIMGYSRNVIGVLFWYALTGGIGALMYRLTTELARVWSPSRRQYLPFGKPVIQLVATLDIIPLRLFAILLAAGKNTSNVLSGIQQQAKSWPLPGPSWVLCTIGHKLQLSLCGPAIYQGVRAERAKIGGRIAPSAIHLSQIHTLLVWRVLAWIAIQSLLLGIIYQGL; this is encoded by the coding sequence ATGGAAGAAGTTTTTCAGTCATTTTATGCCAACGGTGCGCTCCTTATAATGTGGGGCGCACTGATCTTGCACCTTCTAGTGCCAATCCCCCATTCAGCGCACCCCATCACTTTATGGCGAAAGCTAGCAGAACAGCTAGCCAACAAAGTGAACAATAATCACAATTACTCACAGAGTGTAATCTCAGGCAGTCTTGCACTAGGCTTGATGCTGTTTCCTTGCTTGATATTACTGATTGCAGTAAAGCCATTTGTTTGGCAAATCCCTTTATATGAACTGGTTCTATTGATCCTTGCGCTAGACTGGCGCAACAGCGAAACGTTAACGAAACAGCTCGTCACAAGTATCTCTTCGGAAGACAAAGCCCAATGTCGAGCATTACTGCAACCATATCTTAATCGCGACACTGGTAACCTCTCGATCGTTGGCATAGGTAAAGCTGGCTCAGAAACCCTGATTATGGGATACAGCCGCAACGTGATCGGCGTGCTATTTTGGTACGCACTAACAGGTGGTATTGGTGCGTTAATGTATCGACTCACAACAGAATTAGCGCGAGTGTGGTCCCCTAGCCGACGCCAATATTTGCCCTTTGGTAAACCTGTGATTCAACTGGTTGCTACTCTGGATATTATTCCACTTCGTCTCTTTGCCATACTTTTAGCTGCCGGAAAGAATACAAGTAATGTGCTCTCTGGAATACAACAGCAAGCGAAGTCTTGGCCCTTACCAGGACCTAGTTGGGTGTTATGTACTATCGGACACAAACTACAACTGTCTTTATGCGGCCCTGCTATCTATCAAGGTGTGCGTGCAGAGCGCGCAAAAATCGGTGGGCGCATTGCGCCATCGGCTATTCACCTTTCACAAATACATACGCTGCTCGTTTGGCGCGTCCTGGCTTGGATCGCAATCCAAAGTTTGCTTTTAGGAATAATTTATCAAGGATTATGA
- the btuF gene encoding vitamin B12 ABC transporter substrate-binding protein BtuF: MNKLCFALTLFVSTATFAQPAQRIISLAPHATEIAFAAGLGEQLVAVSEMSDYPEQAKQLERVSNYQGIKLERIIALQPDLVIAWPAGNPAKELEKIKQFGIPIYYSTTGSLEDIANNIEQLSQYSETPQVGKKAAEDFRTQLSTLKEQYNTNEKVRYFYQLSEKPIITVAGKNWPSEVFTFCGGENIFAASSAPYPQVSIEQVITRQPEVIFTSRHAMSNDGMWTEWSNELLALKNKHIWSLNSDWINRPTPRTLNAIKEVCEHFKSVRQKR, from the coding sequence ATGAATAAATTATGCTTCGCATTAACGCTATTTGTTTCGACAGCGACCTTCGCTCAACCCGCTCAACGCATTATAAGTTTAGCTCCACATGCCACCGAAATTGCCTTTGCAGCAGGGCTAGGAGAGCAGCTTGTTGCTGTCAGCGAAATGAGCGATTATCCAGAACAGGCAAAGCAGCTAGAAAGAGTCTCAAATTATCAAGGAATTAAATTAGAGCGTATTATTGCTCTTCAGCCGGACTTAGTGATTGCTTGGCCAGCCGGAAACCCCGCTAAAGAGTTGGAGAAAATTAAACAGTTCGGTATTCCTATCTATTACTCCACTACAGGTTCATTAGAAGATATCGCCAATAATATCGAGCAACTCAGCCAATACAGCGAAACTCCACAAGTAGGAAAAAAGGCCGCTGAAGATTTTAGAACGCAACTGAGTACACTAAAAGAACAGTACAACACGAACGAGAAAGTTCGTTACTTTTATCAGTTGAGTGAAAAGCCTATCATCACTGTCGCCGGAAAGAACTGGCCAAGTGAAGTCTTTACTTTTTGCGGTGGTGAGAACATTTTCGCCGCATCTAGCGCGCCTTATCCTCAAGTTAGCATCGAGCAAGTCATTACTCGCCAGCCAGAGGTTATTTTTACTTCTCGTCACGCAATGAGTAACGATGGTATGTGGACTGAGTGGAGTAATGAGCTTCTTGCTCTTAAAAACAAACACATCTGGTCCCTAAACTCTGATTGGATTAACCGTCCCACACCACGCACATTGAACGCGATCAAGGAAGTGTGTGAGCACTTTAAAAGCGTTCGTCAAAAACGCTAA
- a CDS encoding DUF1499 domain-containing protein, whose product MKKAALLSITLLGLTACSQGVTTMTDRSQSPCGDKPNCVSTQDSREKYNLTPFILVDSANIDAIEQVALELPGAKTAVKESNYLRIECTSKIMRFVDDLELKIAGDQLIVRSESRVGYSDFGVNRKRADQLREKLTQAKLIK is encoded by the coding sequence ATGAAAAAAGCCGCTCTCCTTTCCATTACTTTGCTCGGCTTAACCGCTTGTAGCCAAGGAGTCACAACCATGACGGATCGTTCTCAATCACCTTGTGGTGACAAACCAAACTGCGTCTCCACCCAAGACTCGCGAGAAAAATACAACCTAACGCCATTCATCTTAGTTGATTCAGCGAACATCGACGCTATTGAGCAAGTTGCGCTTGAACTGCCAGGCGCGAAAACCGCGGTGAAAGAAAGCAACTACCTTCGTATCGAGTGCACATCTAAAATCATGCGCTTCGTGGATGACCTCGAACTAAAAATAGCAGGAGACCAACTGATTGTGCGCTCGGAATCTCGTGTGGGCTACTCTGACTTTGGCGTAAACAGAAAGCGCGCCGATCAATTACGAGAAAAGCTCACTCAAGCTAAGCTCATCAAATAG
- a CDS encoding LysR family transcriptional regulator, whose product MLLEGIETLLVLSKEKTMSRTGSQLYISQSAVSKRISNLEKKLGKKLIEPNGRHIKLTSDGLALINTIEPTFNELRGQIYDQQQIEDTSLIKIDCSETLVAGYLSMIMAEHFAHDQYIRISTNHTPRIIENVKSGKATLGFCAGYLPPHHGLMSLHLADEPFSIVSRHSLSQLPKAILTNDLTNPANTYQQAILSKHGIEPLMEMDSYTAAAQLALGGMAPALIPKSILTTLNITSKFCYDFEELDQLVRPIHICLRHSTYRSERVKALTESIADVVAKEVSLP is encoded by the coding sequence ATGTTGCTTGAAGGTATTGAAACGTTACTTGTCCTCAGTAAAGAAAAAACCATGAGCCGCACAGGCAGTCAACTCTATATTAGTCAATCTGCCGTGAGTAAACGTATTTCAAATCTAGAGAAGAAGTTAGGAAAAAAATTGATAGAGCCAAATGGTCGGCACATAAAGCTGACCTCCGATGGCCTTGCGCTCATCAACACGATCGAGCCAACGTTCAATGAGTTAAGAGGTCAGATCTATGATCAACAACAAATAGAAGATACTTCTTTGATCAAGATAGACTGCTCTGAAACCTTAGTCGCTGGATACCTCAGCATGATCATGGCAGAACACTTTGCCCATGATCAGTACATACGAATATCGACCAATCATACGCCACGCATTATTGAGAATGTGAAATCAGGCAAAGCAACATTGGGATTTTGCGCTGGCTATCTACCACCTCATCATGGATTAATGAGCCTTCACCTCGCCGATGAACCTTTCTCAATTGTCAGTCGACATTCACTTTCACAACTACCTAAAGCTATTTTGACCAATGACCTAACTAACCCTGCCAACACATATCAACAAGCTATTTTATCCAAACACGGAATCGAACCTTTGATGGAAATGGATTCGTATACTGCGGCAGCACAACTGGCTTTGGGAGGTATGGCTCCCGCTTTAATCCCTAAATCTATCCTAACGACACTTAATATCACATCTAAGTTCTGCTATGACTTTGAAGAGCTAGATCAGTTAGTTCGACCAATACATATCTGCTTACGTCACAGCACATATCGCAGCGAACGAGTTAAAGCACTGACAGAATCCATTGCTGATGTTGTTGCCAAAGAAGTTTCGTTGCCATAA
- a CDS encoding FAD-dependent oxidoreductase, translating into MSQNVYQFIDVQRVDPAKKPIKVRKIEFVEIYEPFTKQQATAQADRCLDCGNPYCEWKCPVHNYIPQWLKLANEGRILEAVELSHQTNSLPEVCGRVCPQDRLCEGSCTLNDDFGAVTIGNIEKYITDKAFEMGWKPDMSKVEWTDKKVAIIGAGPAGLAAADILVRNGVKPVVFDRYPEIGGLLTFGIPSFKLEKGVMENRRRVFTEMGVEFRMNMEVGKDVQMQELLDEYDAVFLGVGTYKYMRAGLDNEDAPGVYDALPFLVSNTYKVMDLESNQPFIDMAGKKVVVLGGGDTAMDCVRTSIRQGASNVVCAYRRDEANMPGSRREVKNAKEEGVKFMFNLQPLGVEVDASGKVSGVKVVKTALGEPDEAGRRRPEPVEGSEHVLPADVVIMAFGFQPHKMDWLAPFDVDLDQWGRIKAPAKQEFQFQTSNEKIFAGGDAVRGSDLVVTAIDEGRKAAEGILDYLEV; encoded by the coding sequence ATGAGCCAGAACGTTTATCAATTTATCGATGTGCAGCGTGTAGATCCTGCGAAAAAGCCTATAAAAGTTCGTAAGATCGAGTTCGTTGAAATCTATGAACCGTTCACTAAACAACAGGCGACTGCACAAGCGGATCGCTGCTTAGATTGTGGCAACCCATATTGTGAATGGAAATGCCCAGTCCACAACTACATCCCTCAATGGTTAAAACTTGCCAATGAAGGTCGTATTCTTGAAGCGGTTGAACTATCGCATCAAACCAATAGCCTACCGGAAGTATGCGGGCGCGTTTGTCCTCAAGACCGCCTATGTGAAGGTTCATGCACGCTTAATGATGACTTTGGTGCCGTCACCATCGGTAACATAGAAAAGTACATTACCGACAAAGCGTTTGAAATGGGCTGGAAGCCAGATATGTCCAAGGTGGAGTGGACCGATAAAAAGGTTGCAATCATTGGAGCTGGCCCAGCTGGCTTGGCTGCCGCGGATATCCTAGTGCGCAATGGCGTTAAGCCAGTCGTGTTTGACCGCTACCCTGAAATTGGAGGCCTTCTGACCTTCGGTATTCCTTCCTTCAAGCTTGAAAAAGGCGTGATGGAAAACCGCCGCCGTGTGTTCACTGAAATGGGCGTCGAGTTCCGCATGAACATGGAAGTAGGCAAAGATGTCCAAATGCAAGAGCTGCTTGATGAATACGATGCTGTTTTCTTGGGCGTTGGCACCTATAAATACATGCGTGCAGGTCTAGATAATGAAGATGCGCCGGGTGTGTATGACGCGCTGCCATTTTTAGTTTCGAACACCTACAAAGTCATGGATCTTGAGAGTAACCAACCCTTTATCGATATGGCAGGAAAGAAAGTCGTCGTACTGGGTGGTGGTGATACAGCAATGGACTGCGTTCGTACCTCAATTCGCCAAGGTGCCTCCAACGTAGTTTGTGCTTATCGTCGTGATGAGGCCAACATGCCAGGCTCTCGTCGCGAGGTAAAAAACGCAAAGGAAGAAGGCGTGAAGTTCATGTTCAACCTTCAGCCTTTGGGAGTGGAAGTGGATGCGTCAGGCAAAGTCTCGGGGGTCAAAGTGGTGAAAACCGCACTTGGTGAACCTGATGAAGCAGGTCGCCGACGTCCAGAGCCCGTTGAAGGCAGCGAGCACGTTCTACCAGCAGACGTTGTTATCATGGCGTTTGGTTTCCAGCCGCACAAAATGGACTGGTTAGCACCGTTTGATGTCGATTTGGATCAATGGGGTCGTATCAAAGCCCCAGCGAAGCAAGAGTTCCAGTTCCAGACCAGCAATGAAAAGATCTTCGCGGGTGGTGATGCGGTACGAGGTTCTGATCTTGTCGTAACCGCAATTGATGAAGGACGAAAAGCGGCAGAAGGCATTCTCGATTACCTCGAAGTTTAA